A portion of the Oxynema aestuarii AP17 genome contains these proteins:
- a CDS encoding zinc-dependent alcohol dehydrogenase family protein yields the protein MKAVVMSAAGTPDVLEVRDVPMPKVENNADVLVRLHAAGVNPIDTKLRSRGNFYPDRSPAILGCDGAGVVEAVGSGVQQFKPGDEVYFCKGGLGGPRGNYAEYAVVEEWSLAKKPASLSFAEAAAAPLVLITAWESLYDRAQLQAGQRVLIHAGAGGVGHVAIQLARLQGAEVATTVGSPEKAEFVRQLGATVPILYKERDFVEAVMEWTGGEGVDVAFDTVGDDTFFKTAPAVKVYGDLVTILEPKPEFGSLKTARLRNLRISLELMLTPMMEGLLDAQRDQAKILSQCARLFDENRLQIQLSHTFPLEEAAAAHRLLETGSMTGKIALTMG from the coding sequence ATGAAAGCAGTCGTCATGAGCGCTGCCGGAACCCCAGACGTCCTCGAAGTCCGAGACGTCCCCATGCCCAAAGTCGAGAACAACGCCGACGTCCTCGTGCGCTTGCACGCGGCTGGAGTCAACCCCATCGATACCAAACTCCGTTCCCGGGGCAACTTCTACCCGGACCGCAGCCCCGCCATCCTCGGTTGCGACGGCGCCGGAGTCGTCGAAGCCGTCGGCAGTGGCGTGCAGCAGTTCAAACCCGGCGACGAGGTTTATTTCTGCAAAGGTGGTTTGGGCGGTCCTCGGGGCAATTATGCCGAATATGCGGTGGTGGAGGAATGGTCCCTCGCCAAAAAACCCGCCTCCCTGTCCTTCGCCGAAGCCGCCGCCGCCCCCTTGGTCTTGATTACGGCCTGGGAGTCGTTGTACGATCGCGCCCAACTGCAAGCGGGACAGCGCGTTTTAATCCACGCCGGGGCCGGGGGCGTCGGCCACGTCGCCATCCAATTAGCGCGCCTGCAAGGGGCCGAAGTCGCGACCACGGTCGGTTCTCCGGAAAAAGCCGAATTCGTCCGCCAACTCGGCGCCACCGTGCCAATTTTGTATAAAGAACGCGATTTTGTCGAGGCGGTGATGGAATGGACCGGTGGCGAAGGGGTAGACGTCGCTTTCGATACCGTCGGCGACGACACCTTTTTTAAAACCGCCCCCGCCGTTAAAGTTTACGGGGATTTAGTCACGATTCTCGAACCGAAACCGGAATTCGGCAGCTTGAAAACCGCGAGATTGCGGAATTTACGCATCAGCCTCGAACTGATGTTGACGCCGATGATGGAAGGACTGCTCGACGCCCAACGGGATCAGGCGAAGATTTTGAGCCAATGCGCCCGTTTATTTGACGAAAACCGCTTGCAAATCCAGCTTTCGCACACTTTCCCCCTAGAAGAAGCTGCCGCCGCCCATCGCCTTTTAGAAACGGGTTCGATGACGGGCAAAATTGCCCTGACGATGGGCTAA
- a CDS encoding pentapeptide repeat-containing protein, giving the protein MFGRRSIKIISIACLAIALFCCLFVARVEASTLGNGGSTGDRTLLTVERLQAAIASPVTRDGSCTIDLTHLTIDLRPENGEFRDRFYESLQTALNPTGMPLGLDLSDSLIRGPLIARELGLRTPLYGNALAGLFDDREREQLARDRRRLSQLSQLSRSLVSTPLEQAQIAVFRQPLKLVGTHFEGATQFNNTFFLDRLEATGAQFDEEADWSQTRFSEAAIFGGTVFKQQARFRGSIFFEKAKFDSVQFKGVVNFQGVHFEESANFDRAHFFQLGDFGRSHWRGNADFSQSQWDDRALFNRGKFEKSLFLTDIFFNKLASFREARFSQSVNLRGARIMDRLAFSDSVFARGAYINLAGFSFDSEEAKITGDPGQIGRVLAIPNLQGNETLLRQLIHNFRQQEQIADANQIDYMSQSLRDRNLRQKLLGVNVNTASIRQLIEIGFSRSQAEEIDRERQERIFGNLSELLTLKAIDLATYIKVRDRAIAAEALSLGAWLRTALTWCGLSVLLLLSRYGTSFGLAFGVGLVAIAYFSLLFWFVDRYRPHVPKPVIPTRLETAWMAGSFAVLAGMGILAIFRTGHHPWLTLICLATLTIPVPAVLTVTLYRQRAHDPMDRSYFVEDGGMRQLRLTIGRLPVMPRFGFFRDRHLPILWDRRWNWLNYYDFSLNNLLKFGFNDIRVRDEHLPGLISGLVWYQWSLGLLYITLLLWTLSRTIPGLNLLIYLK; this is encoded by the coding sequence GTGTTTGGGCGTAGAAGTATAAAAATAATCTCGATCGCCTGTCTGGCGATCGCCCTGTTTTGCTGCCTGTTTGTCGCCCGGGTTGAGGCGTCAACCCTCGGCAATGGAGGCAGTACGGGCGATCGCACCCTCCTGACCGTAGAGCGCTTGCAAGCGGCGATCGCCTCCCCCGTTACCAGAGACGGATCTTGCACAATAGATCTCACTCACTTAACGATCGACTTGAGACCGGAAAACGGCGAATTTCGCGATCGCTTTTACGAAAGCTTACAAACCGCCCTCAATCCAACCGGAATGCCCCTCGGTTTAGACTTATCCGATTCCTTGATTCGCGGCCCATTGATCGCCCGGGAATTGGGCTTGAGAACCCCTTTATATGGCAATGCCCTCGCCGGATTGTTCGACGATCGCGAACGGGAACAATTAGCGCGCGATCGTCGCCGTTTGTCCCAACTCAGCCAACTCTCGCGCTCCCTCGTCAGCACCCCCCTCGAACAAGCTCAAATTGCCGTTTTTCGCCAACCGCTCAAACTCGTCGGAACCCATTTTGAAGGGGCGACTCAATTTAACAATACCTTCTTTCTCGATCGCCTCGAAGCCACGGGGGCGCAATTCGACGAAGAGGCGGACTGGTCGCAAACTCGTTTCAGCGAAGCGGCAATTTTTGGCGGAACCGTCTTCAAACAACAAGCTCGCTTTCGCGGGAGTATCTTTTTTGAAAAAGCGAAATTCGATTCCGTTCAATTTAAAGGCGTCGTTAACTTTCAAGGGGTTCACTTTGAAGAGTCCGCCAACTTCGATCGCGCCCACTTTTTTCAACTGGGAGACTTCGGACGATCGCACTGGCGAGGCAATGCGGATTTTAGCCAATCCCAATGGGACGATCGCGCCTTATTTAACCGAGGAAAATTTGAAAAATCTTTATTTTTAACCGATATTTTCTTTAACAAACTCGCCAGTTTCCGCGAAGCGCGATTTAGCCAATCGGTCAACTTGCGCGGGGCGAGAATTATGGATCGCCTCGCCTTTAGCGATAGCGTTTTCGCCCGAGGCGCTTATATTAATTTAGCCGGATTCTCTTTCGATTCCGAAGAAGCAAAAATCACCGGAGATCCGGGACAAATTGGCCGAGTGTTAGCAATTCCCAACTTGCAAGGCAACGAAACTTTATTGCGGCAATTGATCCATAACTTTCGTCAACAAGAACAAATTGCCGACGCCAATCAAATCGACTACATGAGTCAATCGTTGCGCGATCGCAACTTGCGGCAAAAACTGCTCGGGGTCAATGTCAATACTGCCTCGATCCGCCAACTCATTGAAATAGGATTTTCGCGATCGCAAGCCGAAGAGATCGACCGAGAACGACAAGAGCGGATTTTCGGCAATTTAAGCGAATTACTAACCCTCAAAGCGATCGATCTAGCCACTTACATCAAAGTGCGCGATCGCGCGATCGCCGCCGAAGCCCTTTCCCTCGGGGCGTGGCTGCGAACGGCTCTCACCTGGTGCGGCTTGAGCGTCTTGCTGCTGTTGAGTCGCTACGGAACCAGTTTCGGACTCGCCTTTGGCGTCGGACTCGTGGCGATCGCCTACTTTAGCCTACTCTTTTGGTTCGTCGATCGCTACCGCCCCCACGTCCCCAAACCCGTCATCCCCACTCGCCTCGAAACCGCTTGGATGGCAGGTAGTTTCGCCGTCCTCGCCGGAATGGGGATTCTCGCCATCTTCCGCACCGGACACCATCCCTGGCTGACCTTAATCTGTCTCGCCACTCTGACGATTCCCGTTCCCGCCGTCCTCACCGTCACCCTTTACCGACAACGAGCCCACGACCCGATGGATCGCAGTTATTTCGTCGAAGACGGCGGAATGCGACAACTGCGCCTGACCATCGGACGCTTACCCGTGATGCCCCGATTTGGCTTTTTCCGCGATCGTCACCTGCCCATTCTCTGGGACCGTCGCTGGAACTGGCTCAATTACTACGATTTCAGCCTCAACAACCTGCTCAAATTCGGCTTTAACGACATCCGCGTGCGCGACGAACACCTCCCCGGCTTAATCTCCGGCTTGGTTTGGTATCAGTGGAGTTTGGGTCTCCTTTACATCACCTTGTTGTTATGGACCCTTTCTCGCACCATTCCCGGCTTGAATCTATTGATTTACTTGAAATAG